One Aegilops tauschii subsp. strangulata cultivar AL8/78 chromosome 7, Aet v6.0, whole genome shotgun sequence genomic window carries:
- the LOC109762746 gene encoding uncharacterized protein, which produces MESVAIATTSRALAPPFPSAALRRRRRAASFVPVAAASKRRDGGEGEDAGAHKPPRPPSSGGEPTGLAPYGLSFSPFSKDAAMGLVMSAATGSGWTTGSGMEGPPMAGGAANRPEVSTLPWSLFTKSPRRRMRVAFTCNVCGQRTTRAINPHAYTDGTVFVQCCGCNIFHKLVDNLNLFHEMKCYVGPDFRYEGDAPFNYLEGGDDDSGNIFPLL; this is translated from the exons ATGGAGTCCGTCGCGATCGCCACCACCTCCCGCGCCCTCGCGCCGCCCTTCCCCTCCGCGGCtctccggcgccggcgccgcgccGCCTCCTTCGTCCCGGTCGCGGCCGCCTCCAAGC GGAGAGACGGCGGCGAGGGGGAGGATGCCGGAGCCCACAAGCCGCCCAGGCCGCCGTCTTCGGGGGGCGAGCCCACGGGCCTCGCGCCGTACGGCCTCTCCTTCTCGCCCTTCTCCAAG GACGCGGCCATGGGGCTGGTGATGAGCGCGGCGACGGGGAGCGGCTGGACGACAGGGTCGGGGATGGAGGGTCCGCCGATGGCCGGCGGCGCCGCGAACCGGCCGGAGGTGTCGACGCTGCCGTGGTCGCTCTTCACAAAGTCCCCGCGCCGGCGGATGCGGGTGGCCTTCACCTGCAACGTATGCGGGCAGCGGACCACACGCGCCATCAACCCGCACGCCTACACCGACGGCACCGTGTTCGTTCAG TGCTGCGGGTGCAACATCTTCCACAAGCTGGTGGACAACCTGAACCTGTTCCACGAGATGAAGTGCTACGTCGGGCCCGACTTCCGCTACGAGGGGGACGCTCCATTCAACTACCTTGAGGGTGGGGACGACGACAGCGGCAACATCTTCCCACTTCTCTAG
- the LOC109762743 gene encoding uncharacterized protein translates to MPAEGTRVAGLRAREDGRLPPRRFAAAVMASEDFVHSLGIQRRLRKHKRTVNTVSFNSSGSLLLSASNDETAMLWSTEEAAPALMFHTGHRSDVLHAQFMPLSHDRSIVTCGADAEVRHSHVQQGGSVLTDKLANLRCMVHQLAVEPGSPHKFFSCVVDGSVWHFDLREKHPRKLFRCGAVRRFDYLSGDTMYLCAIAVDPRNHSCFAVAGGDEYVRLYDARKIEMERSKFGLPVEQFCPQHLVPEKGDVITGLAYSQTGELLASYRNDSIYLFEREHGLYFNDFDEFHSEKLPVPRSFKGHLNMQVLKGVSFLGPNCEYVSSGSDCGHVFIWRKKDGELIRMLKGDTQSVNCVEQHPHEIVIASCGTNTDIKIWAPGDSENPSTAPLDEDSVDEGDYMLSARYDSSSDEDGDEDGDDDDDDEEDDDDNDDYDEDEDDDEIWTDIELQMGRNLPLPFVN, encoded by the exons atGCCGGCGGAGGGGACGCGGGTGGCGGGGCTGCGGGCGCGCGAGGACGGGCGCCTCCCGCCCAGGCGCTTCGCCGCCGCCGTCATGGCCTCCGAG GACTTTGTGCATTCGCTGGGCATCCAGAGGAGGCTGCGGAAGCACAAGCGTACCGTCAACACCGTAAGCTTCAACAGCAGCGGGAGCTTGCTCCTGTCTGCTTCAAACGACGAGACCGCCATGCTGTGGAGCACGGAAGAGGCGGCGCCGGCACTGATGTTCCACACCGGCCACCGTAGTGATGTGCTGCACGCGCAGTTCATGCCCTTATCGCACGACCGGAGCATCGTCACCTGCGGCGCTGATGCGGAG GTAAGGCATTCGCACGTGCAACAAGGGGGGTCGGTGTTGACGGATAAGCTTGCGAACCTGAGGTGCATGGTGCACCAGCTTGCTGTTGAACCTGGCAGTCCTCACAAGTTCTTTAGCTGCGTGGTTGATGGCTCCGTTTGGCAT TTTGACCTGAGGGAGAAACATCCCAGGAAGCTCTTTAGGTGTGGTGCGGTTAGAAGGTTTGATTACTTATCAGGTGATACCATGTACCTCTGTGCCATTGCCGTAGACCCAAGAAACCACTCTTGTTTTGCAGTTGCCGGAGGTGATGAGTACGTACGGTTGTATGATGCCCGTAAGATTGAAATGGAAAGGTCTAAATTTGGCCTCCCGGTTGAGCAATTCTGCCCTCAACATTTGGTTCCCGAGAAGGGAGATGTGATCACTGGTTTGGCTTACTCACAGACCGGCGAGCTTTTAGCATCCTATCGTAACGACAGCATCTACCTTTTCGAGAGAGAGCATGGGTTGTACTTCAACGATTTTGACGAATTTCACAGTGAGAAGTTACCTGTACCTCGGAGCTTCAAGGGACACCTGAACATGCAAGTTCTTAAAGGTGTTAGCTTCCTTGGTCCCAACTGTGAGTATGTTTCCTCTGGATCAGACTGTGGCCATGTATTTATTTGGAGAAAGAAGGATGGGGAGCTTATCCGAATGTTGAAAGGAGATACACAGAGTGTGAACTGCGTTGAACAACACCCTCATGAGATTGTTATTGCAAGTTGTGGCACCAATACAGACATCAAGATTTGGGCACCTGGTGATAGTGAGAACCCCTCCACTGCTCCCCTTGATGAG GACTCTGTTGACGAAGGTGACTATATGTTATCCGCGCGTTATGATTCATCGTCTGATGAGGATGGGGATGAGGATggggatgatgatgatgatgatgaagaggatgacgacgacaacgacgattATGATGAAGATGAGGACGATGACGAAATTTGGACAGACATAGAGTTGCAGATGGGGAGAAACTTACCCTTGCCGTTTGTGAATTGA
- the LOC109762745 gene encoding uncharacterized protein: MPAEGTRMAGLWEREVGRLRPKRFADSVRASEDFVNSLGIQKRLREHRGCVNTISFNSTGSLLLSGSDDRTVVLWDWEAARPALQIHTGHENNVLHAQFMPLSDDRSIVTCGADGEVRYVQIEEGGRAVVDQVVETEYAVHRLAVEPGSPHTFYSAGQDGSVWRFDLRGKQSKELLKVGVIYDDGVNDALDLYAIAVDPRNPYRVAVSGSDEFVRLYDTRKYLHGDFGCPIDYFCPPGLITKNQDGITGLAFSQTGEILASYSCDNIYLFEREHGLHFNDFKVGVMPLYGDGVGAALPLYKDKLPEPRSFVGHRNKQTVKGVNFLGPNCDYVASGSDCGHVFVWRKKDGVLMRAMKGDKRIVNCVEQHPSEIVVASSGIATDVKIWAPGDCDPSTIDLDEDDEDTFMFSSMSSDDSDISDLMDDFIFAPPGSGSSSSDGDEDGDDDDDDDDDDEEGDEDADEEGVTTDGDSGDEDDEGCGCAEDMNDDD; encoded by the exons atgccggcgGAGGGGACCCGGATGGCCGGGCTGTGGGAGCGGGAGGTCGGCCGCCTCCGGCCCAAGCGCTTCGCCGACTCCGTCAGAGCATCCGAG GACTTTGTGAATTCTCTGGGCATCCAGAAGCGGCTGCGGGAGCACCGGGGCTGCGTCAACACCATAAGCTTCAACAGCACCGGGAGCCTGCTGCTGTCCGGGTCGGACGACCGCACCGTCGTGCTGTGGGACTGGGAGGCGGCGAGGCCGGCCCTGCAGATCCACACCGGCCACGAGAACAACGTGCTCCACGCGCAGTTCATGCCCCTCTCGGACGACCGGAGCATCGTCACCTGCGGCGCCGACGGGGAG GTGCGATACGTGCAGATAGAGGAAGGGGGCCGTGCGGTCGTGGATCAGGTCGTCGAGACGGAGTATGCGGTGCACAGGTTGGCCGTCGAGCCAGGGAGCCCCCACACCTTCTACAGCGCCGGGCAAGATGGATCCGTGTGGCGC TTTGACCTAAGGGGGAAGCAGTCCAAGGAGCTCCTTAAAGTTGGGGTGATATACGATGATGGCGTGAATGATGCCCTTGACCTCTACGCCATTGCTGTGGACCCAAGAAATCCATATCGTGTGGCAGTCTCTGGATCCGATGAGTTTGTGCGGTTATATGACACCCGCAAGTATCTGCATGGGGATTTCGGTTGCCCAATTGATTACTTCTGCCCTCCGGGTTTGATCACTAAAAACCAAGATGGAATAACCGGTCTGGCATTCTCACAGACCGGCGAGATATTAGCGTCATATAGTTGTGACAATATCTACCTTTTCGAGAGAGAGCATGGGTTGCACTTCAACGATTTTAAGGTTGGTGTAATGCCCCTTTATGGTGACGGTGTGGGTGCCGCCTTACCCCTTTATAAAGACAAGTTGCCTGAACCTCGGTCTTTCGTGGGACACCGTAACAAGCAAACCGTTAAGGGTGTCAACTTCCTTGGTCCCAATTGTGACTATGTTGCCTCTGGATCAGACTGTGGCCATGTATTTGTTTGGAGAAAGAAGGATGGGGTGCTCATGCGAGCGATGAAAGGAGATAAACGGATCGTCAACTGTGTTGAACAGCATCCTTCTGAGATTGTTGTTGCAAGCAGCGGCATTGCTACAGACGTCAAGATTTGGGCACCTGGTGATTGTGACCCCTCCACGATTGACTTGGATGAG GATGATGAGGACACGTTCATGTTCAGCAGCATGAGCAGCGACGACTCCGACATCTCGGACTTGATGGACGATTTTATTTTTGCGCCCCCGGGCTCCGGCTCCAGCTCCTCCGACGGGGATGAAGACGGTgacgatgatgacgacgacgacgacgacgatgaggaAGGCGATGAAGATGCGGATGAGGAGGGCGTGACGACAGACGGAGATTCGGGCGATGAAGACGACGAGGGGTGTGGCTGCGCCGAAGACATGAACGACGACGATTGA